Proteins from one Oceanispirochaeta sp. M1 genomic window:
- a CDS encoding FAD-dependent oxidoreductase, protein MNQIKKYDCIIVGTGPAGLGAAFHLIKAKPDMNILMLDKSNYSTGGLRNDCKMNFTYPIGFTQGNWEKEEADYYLQQVEAILKPDLMENNNIDVYEKRASSLGVELLNIRQSHLGTDGGLALIKKLCAELESLGVEFSLGNEALQVIHTGKILKTANGEYEYDSLIIAPGRQGFNFLQDIMKDLDIYYIDNIVDIGIRIETRLEHYPIVKDYYDPKFHFPGKVRTFCTNSGNAHVVQEKYKTHDDKDFYSVNGHAWSKQKKGENGLVNFAMLKTIRLTAPLASGHNYAEIIGLQAALLGGGKPIMQRVGDFRLSKRSYDHSFNDDYYDFEPTLKSCSPGDIALAMPSKIMRAIWKSMKQLDTIIPGVLHPSTIMYYPEIKMYANKPEFKDRHFAVKEDIYMIGDGAGTSRGITGAWASGIRAAEGILN, encoded by the coding sequence ATGAATCAAATTAAAAAGTATGACTGTATCATAGTCGGAACAGGTCCTGCCGGACTGGGTGCCGCATTTCATTTGATCAAAGCAAAACCTGATATGAATATTCTGATGCTTGATAAATCAAATTATTCCACAGGCGGTCTGCGAAACGACTGTAAGATGAATTTCACATATCCCATAGGTTTCACCCAGGGCAACTGGGAAAAAGAAGAGGCGGATTATTATCTGCAGCAGGTAGAAGCCATTCTCAAACCAGATCTGATGGAGAACAATAATATAGATGTATATGAAAAAAGAGCTTCTTCACTTGGTGTGGAACTTCTAAATATCAGACAGTCCCATCTGGGTACAGACGGTGGTCTGGCACTTATTAAAAAACTTTGTGCTGAACTTGAAAGCCTGGGTGTTGAATTCTCCCTCGGTAATGAAGCTCTTCAGGTTATACATACAGGGAAAATCCTTAAAACTGCAAATGGAGAGTATGAATATGATTCATTGATCATTGCTCCCGGCAGACAGGGTTTTAATTTCCTGCAGGATATTATGAAGGATCTTGATATCTATTATATTGATAATATTGTGGATATCGGCATCCGTATTGAAACAAGACTTGAGCACTATCCCATTGTCAAAGATTATTATGATCCTAAATTCCACTTTCCCGGAAAGGTGAGAACTTTTTGTACCAACAGTGGAAATGCTCATGTGGTTCAGGAAAAATATAAGACCCATGACGATAAGGATTTCTATTCAGTAAACGGCCATGCCTGGTCCAAACAGAAAAAGGGTGAGAACGGACTGGTTAACTTTGCCATGCTTAAGACGATTCGTCTGACGGCTCCTCTTGCCAGTGGTCACAATTATGCAGAGATAATCGGCCTGCAGGCTGCCTTACTGGGTGGTGGTAAACCGATAATGCAGAGAGTCGGTGATTTTCGTCTCTCCAAGCGATCCTATGATCACAGTTTTAACGATGACTACTATGATTTTGAACCTACACTGAAAAGTTGTTCACCCGGAGATATTGCTCTGGCCATGCCCAGTAAGATAATGAGAGCCATATGGAAATCTATGAAACAGCTGGATACCATAATTCCCGGAGTACTTCATCCCTCAACAATAATGTACTATCCCGAAATAAAGATGTATGCCAATAAACCGGAATTTAAGGATCGCCATTTTGCGGTCAAAGAAGATATATATATGATCGGTGACGGTGCCGGAACCAGCCGTGGAATCACAGGAGCCTGGGCCAGCGGTATCAGAGCAGCAGAAGGAATATTGAATTAA
- the glpK gene encoding glycerol kinase GlpK, protein MAYIMALDQGTTSSRALIIEKNGNIKAMAQEEFTQIFPHEQWVEHDPETIWTCQKDMMEKVLRDEKIPLSEMAAIGITNQRETTVVWDKNTGEPVYNAIVWQCRRTSDLCYELSNEGKASIFKEKTGLPLDAYFSGTKIRWILDNVEGARERAEGGDLLFGTIDTWLIWKLTAGKVHVTDMTNACRTLLFNIHTQKWDQELLDILKIPASLLPEVKSCSEIYGYTDKNLLGAEVPISGIAGDQQAALFGQMCLKKGEVKNTYGTGCFLLMNTGEEPIPSTKGLLTTIALNINGKTTYALEGSVFMGGAVIQWLRDNLGIIDNARQCDELAEQTENNGVYLVSAFQGLGAPYWGMEARASISGLTRGSDKRQICRAALESIAFRTRDVIDVMAEESGIPLNCIRVDGGASRSNILMEIQSNISNTMVIRPKSIETTALGAAYLAGLAVGFWKSMDEISNIWQEDRIFTPSMDSDERESLYEGWKIAVKKCLM, encoded by the coding sequence ATGGCTTATATTATGGCATTGGATCAGGGAACAACAAGTTCCAGAGCTTTGATAATAGAAAAAAACGGAAACATCAAGGCTATGGCTCAGGAAGAATTTACACAAATTTTCCCTCATGAACAGTGGGTTGAACATGACCCTGAAACCATATGGACCTGTCAGAAAGATATGATGGAGAAGGTTTTAAGGGATGAAAAGATTCCTCTCTCTGAAATGGCAGCCATCGGTATTACTAATCAGCGGGAAACTACTGTTGTCTGGGATAAAAATACTGGTGAACCTGTTTACAATGCCATTGTTTGGCAGTGCCGAAGAACTTCCGATCTTTGTTATGAATTAAGTAATGAAGGTAAAGCTTCAATATTCAAGGAAAAAACAGGACTGCCCCTGGATGCATATTTTTCAGGAACAAAAATCCGGTGGATTCTTGATAATGTTGAGGGAGCCAGAGAACGGGCAGAAGGGGGAGATCTTCTTTTCGGTACAATTGATACCTGGCTTATCTGGAAACTCACTGCGGGAAAAGTCCATGTTACAGATATGACCAATGCCTGCCGTACTCTTTTATTCAATATTCATACTCAGAAATGGGATCAGGAGCTTCTCGATATATTGAAGATCCCTGCATCTCTTCTACCCGAAGTCAAATCTTGCAGTGAAATATACGGTTATACAGATAAAAATCTATTGGGAGCCGAGGTTCCTATTTCCGGTATTGCCGGAGACCAGCAGGCGGCCCTCTTCGGACAGATGTGCCTTAAAAAAGGTGAAGTAAAAAATACATATGGAACGGGATGCTTCCTCCTTATGAATACTGGAGAAGAACCCATTCCTTCTACAAAGGGACTTCTCACAACAATTGCCCTTAATATAAACGGTAAAACAACATATGCTCTGGAAGGCAGCGTCTTTATGGGAGGAGCCGTCATACAGTGGCTCAGAGACAATCTCGGTATCATAGATAATGCCCGTCAATGTGATGAACTGGCCGAGCAGACAGAGAATAATGGAGTATATCTTGTTTCTGCATTTCAGGGGCTTGGTGCTCCCTATTGGGGAATGGAGGCTCGGGCGTCCATCAGCGGACTGACCAGAGGAAGTGATAAGAGACAGATCTGCCGTGCAGCTCTTGAGTCCATTGCTTTCCGTACCAGGGATGTTATTGATGTTATGGCAGAAGAATCAGGTATTCCCCTGAATTGCATCCGGGTTGACGGCGGTGCTTCCAGAAGTAATATCCTTATGGAAATCCAGAGTAACATATCCAACACTATGGTCATCCGTCCGAAGTCAATTGAAACAACAGCTCTTGGTGCAGCCTATCTGGCAGGTCTGGCAGTTGGTTTCTGGAAATCCATGGATGAAATTAGCAACATCTGGCAGGAAGACCGTATATTCACCCCCTCAATGGATTCAGATGAGCGTGAATCATTGTATGAAGGATGGAAAATAGCTGTAAAAAAATGTCTTATGTAG
- a CDS encoding cyclic nucleotide-binding domain-containing protein — MNLLKVATGLFWLEIPEKDLYLMCGCPMDSIKHLENKNIIHRVDRDDCFMETGPNAILLSDLPVQNGYFCNLAEFPILHMMYKQGMALPDHPGNKGQSPWLIGVSDQVESQKNYIFRGNYGLSTREEFKEAGCVGDEIDIMWNLKMKFNFNTILDASELVETTVVDTKEVELRPEVFLKRTGLNRYTLRYNDESIDIDLNLDADELYEPPYHLNSRKIDREYFSIIHVGEGNGWDNARPCMGSIISYQGKIYLIDAGPNIEYSLNAMGLSVNNVDGIFHTHIHDDHFAGLTYLIMADHKIKYYATSPVMATARKKLSALMGQDESMFDSVFCPEVLDCGIWNNIDGLEIKPLFSPHPVETSVFYFRVLGPDGYKSYAHLADVISDRILKNYISDNPKEGISQEFYDKVWKDYLEYADIKKIDVGGGLIHGDAADFKDDPSALIILSHLDRTLNNEEKEIGSNVEFGSQHVLIASNQNYSMNLASKILNSYFPETPEADQQMLLNTGKVSEFPAGTIIAKDSTKMDNVFLIISGTVDYIFSETGTYHEMTSGSTVGLMNGLWDEPIKGTYRASAHVEALVISKDVLLHFLKKNNEIENLKKVSRRIFDLRCSYLFGSRISNTNLVKLAQRAGTMHLLPGDVVPGGWPRDLYLIKKGKMEIRHKGKTIGKLGKWESWGGYPVYPIWKDLSIEAVVSGKTSCEFYRISFEVLKDIPVVQWKLYQLWSCWGAHS; from the coding sequence ATGAATCTATTGAAGGTTGCGACTGGTCTATTCTGGTTGGAGATCCCAGAAAAAGATCTTTATCTCATGTGTGGTTGTCCAATGGACAGCATAAAACATCTGGAGAATAAAAATATTATTCACAGAGTAGACCGTGATGACTGTTTTATGGAAACAGGTCCTAATGCAATACTTCTTTCAGATCTCCCTGTTCAAAACGGTTATTTCTGCAATCTCGCCGAATTTCCCATTCTTCATATGATGTATAAGCAGGGTATGGCACTTCCCGATCATCCGGGAAATAAGGGACAGAGTCCCTGGCTCATTGGAGTTTCTGATCAGGTTGAATCACAGAAAAACTATATTTTCAGAGGAAATTACGGCCTGTCCACAAGAGAAGAATTTAAAGAAGCCGGCTGTGTCGGTGATGAAATTGATATCATGTGGAATCTGAAAATGAAATTCAACTTTAATACAATACTTGATGCATCTGAATTGGTCGAAACCACTGTTGTAGATACGAAGGAAGTTGAACTCAGACCCGAAGTCTTTTTAAAAAGGACAGGACTGAACCGTTATACACTTCGTTATAATGATGAGAGTATTGATATTGATCTTAATCTCGATGCAGATGAGCTGTATGAACCACCTTATCATCTGAACTCAAGAAAAATTGATAGAGAGTATTTTTCAATAATCCATGTGGGAGAGGGAAACGGCTGGGATAATGCACGTCCCTGTATGGGAAGCATCATCAGTTATCAGGGCAAAATATATCTTATAGATGCGGGACCCAATATTGAGTATTCACTGAACGCCATGGGTCTTTCTGTTAATAATGTAGATGGAATATTTCATACTCATATTCATGATGATCATTTTGCCGGTCTTACCTATCTGATAATGGCTGATCATAAGATTAAGTACTATGCCACCTCACCAGTCATGGCAACAGCCAGGAAAAAGCTTTCAGCCCTGATGGGACAGGATGAATCCATGTTTGACAGTGTATTCTGTCCCGAGGTTCTGGACTGCGGTATATGGAACAATATTGACGGTCTGGAAATTAAACCTTTATTCTCTCCTCATCCCGTGGAGACATCAGTTTTTTATTTCAGAGTTCTCGGGCCCGATGGATATAAGTCATATGCTCATCTCGCAGATGTTATTTCTGATCGAATATTAAAAAATTATATCTCTGATAATCCAAAAGAGGGGATCAGTCAGGAGTTCTATGACAAAGTCTGGAAGGACTATCTGGAATATGCTGATATAAAGAAGATTGATGTAGGAGGTGGTCTGATTCATGGTGATGCAGCTGATTTCAAGGATGATCCCTCGGCTCTTATTATTCTCAGCCATCTGGACAGAACACTTAATAATGAAGAGAAAGAGATAGGAAGCAATGTAGAGTTTGGATCTCAGCATGTTCTTATTGCATCAAATCAGAATTACAGCATGAATCTGGCGTCAAAAATACTGAATTCTTACTTTCCGGAAACCCCTGAAGCCGATCAGCAGATGTTGCTTAATACTGGAAAGGTATCAGAGTTTCCTGCTGGAACAATAATAGCTAAAGACAGTACGAAAATGGATAATGTATTTCTGATTATTTCAGGAACGGTGGATTATATATTTTCCGAAACCGGTACATATCATGAAATGACTTCCGGCAGCACTGTGGGACTGATGAATGGTCTATGGGATGAGCCCATCAAGGGTACATATAGAGCATCCGCCCATGTTGAGGCCCTGGTGATTTCCAAGGATGTACTACTTCACTTTCTGAAGAAGAATAATGAAATCGAGAATCTTAAGAAAGTAAGCCGGAGAATCTTTGACCTGAGATGTTCATATCTTTTCGGTTCAAGAATCTCCAATACCAATCTGGTTAAACTTGCTCAGCGCGCAGGAACAATGCATCTGCTGCCGGGTGACGTTGTGCCGGGCGGCTGGCCCAGAGATCTATATCTTATTAAAAAGGGTAAGATGGAAATCCGTCATAAGGGTAAAACAATAGGTAAACTGGGTAAATGGGAATCCTGGGGTGGATATCCTGTATATCCCATTTGGAAAGATCTCAGTATTGAAGCTGTTGTAAGCGGTAAAACATCCTGTGAATTCTACAGAATCTCCTTTGAAGTTTTAAAAGATATCCCTGTGGTCCAGTGGAAACTTTATCAGCTCTGGTCATGCTGGGGGGCTCATAGCTGA
- a CDS encoding carboxylesterase: MTPTEFKLRDTKVRRCARPRILGDGKDAVLGLHGFMGYPGELSYPAEKLAEAGFTVSLPRFPGHGTCGEDFNQSSGGQWLRAAIDAYLELKSNHEKIHVMGHSMGGVLAILLASIFPVEKMVLMAPAVKLSGPLFLTEPLSLFVNKALNRPQWEADNSVYFLDDRDEDDDLYMGQEYWTWSYFRRLADLSRLRRQSLRQLPLVKADILSIIGRNDPTVPLKAADVIKKRAGGNVESVILENSAHLVPYDKDYEKNAELTVSWMR, encoded by the coding sequence ATGACACCTACGGAATTCAAGCTTAGAGACACTAAAGTCAGACGCTGCGCCCGTCCCCGTATTCTGGGAGACGGAAAGGACGCTGTCCTGGGACTTCATGGTTTTATGGGATATCCCGGAGAATTGTCTTATCCTGCGGAAAAACTGGCTGAAGCCGGCTTTACAGTCTCTCTGCCGCGCTTTCCGGGACACGGTACCTGTGGTGAGGATTTTAATCAATCAAGTGGTGGACAGTGGCTCAGGGCTGCAATTGATGCCTACCTCGAACTAAAGAGTAATCATGAGAAGATTCATGTTATGGGTCATTCCATGGGTGGTGTTCTGGCTATTCTTCTTGCTTCAATATTTCCTGTAGAAAAAATGGTACTTATGGCACCGGCTGTTAAACTCAGCGGCCCCCTTTTCCTTACTGAGCCCCTCAGTCTCTTTGTTAATAAAGCACTCAACAGACCTCAGTGGGAAGCGGATAATTCGGTATACTTTCTTGATGACAGAGATGAAGACGATGATCTGTATATGGGACAGGAGTACTGGACCTGGTCATATTTTAGAAGACTTGCAGACCTTTCAAGACTAAGACGGCAATCACTAAGGCAGCTTCCCCTGGTAAAGGCTGATATTCTGTCGATTATAGGAAGAAATGATCCCACAGTACCTTTGAAAGCTGCAGATGTAATAAAAAAAAGAGCCGGTGGAAATGTGGAGTCAGTAATTCTGGAAAATTCCGCTCATCTGGTTCCTTATGATAAAGATTATGAAAAAAATGCGGAACTGACTGTATCCTGGATGCGCTGA
- a CDS encoding MoxR family ATPase gives MNKQAEALPESCLTIIDSIQKEISKVIVGQQHVLDRMMIGLICNQHVLLEGVPGLAKTLIVSTLAKVISADSSRIQFTPDLLPADLTGTMIYNPGKGEFYSRKGPVFTNILLADEINRAPAKVQSALLEAMQERQVTIGEESFPLDDPFMVLATQNPVEQEGTYPLPEAQVDRFMLKILVDYPERDEELAILRSQRKMSSRPEASSVCSIDDIKALRQMAEELYMDPKLEEYIVDLIQATRNPEKWKLDFSSYINYGASPRASIFMTQAARALALLRGRSYVTPSDIKEIAPDILRHRIIISYEAEAEGRNTDWIISRILETVPVL, from the coding sequence ATGAATAAACAAGCCGAAGCCTTGCCTGAATCCTGCCTGACAATTATAGATTCCATACAGAAAGAAATATCAAAAGTTATAGTGGGACAGCAGCATGTCCTGGACCGTATGATGATCGGTCTTATCTGCAACCAGCATGTCCTCCTTGAGGGTGTTCCAGGTCTTGCAAAGACTCTTATTGTCAGCACTCTGGCAAAAGTGATTTCTGCCGACTCCTCCAGGATACAGTTCACTCCCGATCTTCTTCCAGCCGACCTGACGGGTACAATGATCTACAATCCGGGGAAGGGTGAGTTTTATTCCCGCAAGGGCCCGGTCTTTACAAATATACTGCTGGCAGATGAGATCAACAGGGCTCCGGCCAAGGTACAAAGTGCCCTTCTTGAGGCAATGCAGGAGAGACAGGTGACAATCGGAGAGGAGAGTTTTCCTCTTGATGACCCCTTTATGGTACTGGCTACACAGAATCCAGTCGAGCAGGAGGGTACTTATCCTCTTCCAGAAGCACAGGTTGACCGCTTCATGCTTAAGATCCTGGTAGATTATCCGGAAAGGGATGAAGAGCTTGCCATTCTCCGCAGTCAGCGAAAGATGTCTTCCCGTCCCGAAGCTTCATCGGTCTGTTCAATTGATGATATCAAAGCCTTGAGGCAGATGGCAGAGGAACTCTATATGGATCCGAAGCTGGAAGAGTATATAGTTGATTTGATTCAGGCCACAAGAAATCCTGAAAAGTGGAAACTCGACTTTTCATCCTATATTAACTACGGTGCCTCACCCCGAGCCTCTATATTTATGACACAGGCAGCAAGGGCGCTGGCTCTACTGAGGGGACGCTCCTATGTAACGCCTTCGGATATCAAGGAGATAGCACCCGATATTCTGCGGCATCGCATCATAATCAGTTATGAAGCCGAGGCCGAAGGCAGGAATACGGACTGGATTATCAGCCGTATTCTGGAGACAGTACCAGTATTATGA
- a CDS encoding peptide chain release factor 3 gives MLKNKRLTFAIISHPDAGKTTMTEKLLLFGGAIHAAGAVKSGKTARKTVSDFMEMEKNRGISISTSVMGFDYRDRKVNILDTPGHADFSEDTYRTLTAVDSTLMVIDSVKGVEERTRKLCEICRMRKTPIITFINKFDREGKEAVELLDEIEAELNVTVCPMSWPVGQGKNFKGVYSLFEKRLILFAAHGVQEDQDIYEITDLQSKDLDHKIGEFEAKKLREDLELIMEVYPEFDHELYMSGELTPVFFGSAINNFGIRELLDCFVDIAPGPGEFEAESRMVNPEEKGFSGFIFKIHANLDPRHRDRIAFMRIVSGEFEKNHSYTHVRTGKGFKTSNPTAFMAQSRNVVDTAIPGDIIGLHDTGTFKIGDTLTEGEDIQFKGIPSFAPQIFRSVINKDPLKDKQFRKGLDQLAEEGVVQIFTKVTTKTKLIGVVGALQLDVIQHRLANEYKATCIFEPVDFQTACWIHADDKSVLDKFVAENQNKIAEDVRGQMIYLAPSRWMLDRTVEDYPGLRYYFTSDLK, from the coding sequence ATGTTAAAAAATAAAAGACTCACTTTCGCCATCATCAGCCATCCTGATGCCGGTAAGACAACCATGACCGAGAAGCTGCTCCTCTTTGGAGGCGCAATCCATGCCGCCGGAGCTGTAAAATCCGGTAAGACTGCAAGGAAGACTGTCTCCGACTTTATGGAAATGGAAAAAAACAGAGGTATCTCAATCTCAACATCCGTAATGGGATTTGACTATAGGGATAGAAAAGTAAATATCCTTGATACTCCGGGTCATGCCGACTTCTCTGAAGATACATATCGAACCCTTACCGCCGTGGACAGTACACTCATGGTGATTGACTCCGTAAAAGGGGTAGAAGAGCGGACCCGTAAACTCTGTGAGATCTGCCGCATGCGTAAGACTCCGATTATTACCTTTATAAACAAGTTTGACCGGGAAGGAAAAGAAGCTGTTGAGCTTCTGGATGAAATAGAAGCTGAACTCAATGTTACGGTATGCCCTATGAGCTGGCCTGTGGGTCAGGGAAAGAACTTCAAGGGTGTGTACAGCCTATTTGAAAAAAGACTGATCCTTTTTGCTGCCCATGGTGTTCAGGAAGATCAGGATATATATGAAATAACAGATCTTCAGAGCAAAGATCTGGATCACAAAATCGGTGAATTTGAAGCCAAAAAGCTCAGAGAAGACCTTGAACTTATAATGGAAGTCTATCCTGAGTTTGACCATGAACTTTATATGAGCGGTGAACTGACCCCTGTCTTTTTCGGTTCTGCCATTAATAACTTCGGAATAAGGGAACTTCTGGACTGCTTTGTTGATATCGCACCCGGACCCGGAGAGTTTGAAGCAGAGTCCCGTATGGTGAATCCCGAAGAAAAAGGATTTTCAGGTTTTATTTTTAAGATTCATGCAAACCTTGATCCCCGTCACCGGGACAGAATTGCCTTTATGCGTATTGTTTCCGGTGAGTTTGAAAAAAATCACAGCTATACCCATGTTCGTACAGGAAAAGGATTCAAAACATCCAATCCTACAGCATTTATGGCTCAGAGTCGTAATGTTGTAGATACAGCCATACCTGGAGACATCATCGGACTTCATGATACGGGAACTTTCAAGATTGGTGATACCCTCACAGAGGGTGAGGATATTCAGTTCAAGGGAATTCCCAGCTTTGCTCCTCAGATTTTCCGTTCTGTAATTAATAAAGACCCCCTGAAAGACAAACAGTTCCGTAAGGGACTGGATCAGCTTGCCGAAGAGGGTGTTGTTCAGATTTTTACAAAGGTAACAACCAAGACCAAATTAATAGGTGTTGTCGGTGCGCTTCAGCTGGATGTAATACAGCATCGTCTGGCCAATGAGTATAAAGCTACCTGTATTTTTGAACCCGTAGATTTTCAGACTGCCTGCTGGATACATGCCGATGATAAGTCGGTTCTTGATAAATTTGTGGCAGAGAATCAGAATAAAATCGCCGAGGATGTCAGAGGACAGATGATTTATCTCGCTCCCAGCCGCTGGATGCTTGACCGTACTGTGGAAGATTATCCCGGGCTTAGATATTACTTTACATCAGATCTTAAATAA
- a CDS encoding HEAT repeat domain-containing protein, which translates to MPRLTALKNNSKGIETLSKMIGGSSPHHWMTETLMSMDSNEKDLPWKRLLLGYEEDVLILAMHKDSNLRYHGCSILIYSKNENCRRHLWGMFRDSERAIRILMIRMFQSEDRHRLYNTLFKIYLNDPVPEVRESAFTRITRDFSDLYSINPTALSLEEKIHCLELLNIKSSHDHDLALQLLNDPQPGVVLAAGLYLEKTGTLDSMIQKARLKDHEDIDRRIGLLQTVADHQLISFLEKKENLNNAGSLFTALSLYESGTHSNLFAWTLEQIFNLNDSKAVNLEMKHRALQCLTRQKDPDSLILIRELLKSPKSEIHPYLLEHLPSEGGIIYYPVLKDFIQDINFPNIDSLYKAFKSVPVNLCLSDLYSLIRNVELNIEIRRRALIILSSFCEYSCTLFMLENLDLLKKDEMKDLAESVSSWNRKAFDRDVSLIFSQPDAALHQSLMELLASAADTNYISEIEEKLLSPQAKTRITALHSLQELNSIGSIEKMKGLFYDAETRVKAHTAAVFIDWDKEECFNEIQVLLKDNLELPEIHDIILKAAEKSDNRKLIPIIAGLFSKDGIPEDQLINTLKMKKSSEDIRILTALYGDSDEYTKECLQLLFKSMGEEAEQILLSLLSDDVSSSDIKEILEKTGFVEKMIGNLKSPFPGKRREAADALCKISTQNACRGLLSAARDISLDIRKMALKALFQAQEDKGMLSLLKEDPDKKIKRLALWTVSKIEKTGTL; encoded by the coding sequence ATGCCCCGGCTGACAGCTTTAAAAAACAACTCTAAAGGTATAGAAACTCTCAGTAAGATGATAGGCGGCAGTTCTCCGCATCACTGGATGACAGAAACCCTCATGTCAATGGATTCCAATGAAAAAGATCTGCCCTGGAAACGACTGCTTCTCGGCTACGAAGAGGATGTCCTCATCCTTGCCATGCACAAAGATTCAAATCTCCGCTATCACGGCTGCAGTATTCTTATCTATTCTAAGAATGAAAACTGCCGCCGTCATCTGTGGGGAATGTTCCGGGACAGCGAAAGAGCTATCAGGATTTTGATGATCCGCATGTTTCAGTCTGAAGACCGTCACAGACTCTACAATACCCTGTTTAAGATTTATCTCAATGACCCTGTCCCTGAAGTCAGAGAATCAGCCTTCACCAGAATTACCAGGGATTTTTCTGATCTGTATTCTATAAATCCTACTGCTCTGAGCCTGGAAGAAAAGATCCACTGTCTTGAACTGCTTAATATAAAATCATCCCACGATCATGATCTTGCTCTTCAGCTGCTCAATGATCCACAGCCTGGAGTTGTTCTTGCTGCTGGACTCTATCTGGAAAAGACCGGAACTCTGGACAGCATGATTCAAAAGGCAAGATTAAAGGATCATGAGGATATTGATAGAAGAATCGGTCTATTGCAGACAGTTGCTGATCATCAGCTCATATCCTTTCTGGAGAAAAAAGAGAATCTTAATAATGCCGGGTCACTTTTTACTGCACTGTCCCTGTATGAGTCGGGTACACACAGTAATCTATTTGCCTGGACACTGGAGCAGATATTTAATCTGAATGACAGTAAAGCAGTGAACCTTGAGATGAAACACCGGGCTCTTCAATGTCTGACCAGGCAAAAAGATCCTGACAGCCTCATTCTGATCAGAGAGTTACTCAAATCCCCAAAAAGCGAGATACACCCCTACCTTCTTGAACATTTACCAAGTGAAGGCGGTATTATATATTATCCGGTTCTTAAAGATTTTATTCAGGATATAAACTTCCCTAATATTGACAGCCTGTATAAGGCTTTCAAATCTGTTCCTGTTAACCTCTGTCTATCTGATCTCTATTCCCTGATCAGGAACGTTGAACTGAATATTGAAATCAGGCGCAGAGCTTTAATTATTCTCTCTTCGTTTTGTGAATACAGCTGTACTCTTTTTATGCTGGAGAATCTTGATCTTCTGAAGAAAGATGAGATGAAGGATTTGGCTGAATCGGTTTCATCCTGGAACAGAAAAGCCTTTGATAGAGATGTCTCTCTTATTTTTTCACAGCCCGATGCAGCCCTCCACCAGAGCCTGATGGAACTTCTGGCATCAGCAGCTGACACAAATTATATTTCTGAAATTGAAGAGAAACTTCTTTCTCCCCAGGCAAAAACCCGCATTACAGCTCTACACTCTCTCCAGGAACTGAACAGCATTGGATCTATCGAGAAAATGAAAGGTCTGTTTTACGATGCTGAAACTCGTGTAAAAGCTCATACAGCCGCAGTTTTCATTGATTGGGATAAGGAAGAGTGCTTCAATGAGATTCAGGTACTTCTAAAGGATAATTTAGAATTACCGGAAATCCACGATATCATTCTGAAGGCTGCAGAAAAATCTGATAACAGAAAACTGATTCCCATCATTGCCGGTCTATTCAGTAAAGACGGGATTCCTGAGGATCAGCTGATCAATACGCTAAAAATGAAGAAATCCAGTGAAGATATCAGAATTCTGACAGCTCTATACGGAGATTCAGATGAATACACAAAAGAGTGTCTTCAATTACTGTTTAAAAGTATGGGGGAAGAAGCAGAGCAGATCCTATTGTCATTGCTTAGTGATGATGTGAGCAGTTCAGATATAAAAGAGATTCTGGAAAAAACAGGGTTTGTCGAGAAAATGATCGGTAATCTGAAAAGTCCCTTCCCTGGAAAACGAAGAGAAGCAGCAGATGCCCTCTGCAAAATATCCACACAGAATGCCTGCCGGGGACTACTTTCAGCCGCCAGGGATATCAGCCTGGATATAAGGAAAATGGCTCTCAAGGCCCTTTTTCAGGCACAGGAGGACAAGGG